Genomic window (Deinococcus arcticus):
GCTCAGCGGAAAGACATCGTGGTGCCCTGGATGGAGGCCCTCGCCCCAGGTGGGGATGGCCGTTCGCAGGGGACGATGGAGAGCAAGCTTTACGACCGTCTGGTCAATGTCGTGGAGCGCGGTCTGGTTGAGCGCGATGGGCACAAGTACGTTCTGACCAGCCAGGGCCGGAAGTACGCCACGAGCGTGGAAGTTCAGCAGAAGAACTCAGCCAAGCTCACGCTGGACAGCGCCCTGGCGACGTACCGCGCTGAGCAGCGGAGCCGCCTGCGGGACCTCCTGAGGACCATGCACCCTTACCGGTTTGAGCACCTCATCCGGACGCTGCTGATGGCGATGGGGTACGAAAATGTCGAGGTGACGAAGCAGAGTGGCGACGGCGGAATTGACGTCCTGGCTGACCTGCGCTTCGGCGTCACCTCATTCCGTGAGGCCATCCAGGTCAAGCGGGTTCAGCAGAACATCCAGCCGGGCACCGTCAACGAGCTGCGTGGCAGCCTGCACAACGCCAAGGCCCTTAAGGGCACCATCTTCACCGTTGCCAGCTTCTCCAAGAAGGCCAGGGAAGCCGCCGCACCGGACAACACGGTGCCAATCACCCTGGTGGATGGCGACGAGCTCATCGACCTGCTCATCAAGCACCACATCGGGGTCACCGTGACACGGGTGGAGTTGGTCACGGACATTAACGACCAGTTGTTCTCCAGCGAGCCGATGACCGCTCAGGAAAAACAGGACGCGGACGCATGACCCCTGGAGCCGAATACAACGAGGTGGAAGCCCCCCTGCTCCGGCACCTTCAGGGCCTGGGCTGGAGTTACCTGGAGGGCGACAAGTTTGTCCCTGCGGTCACGGAGCGGGAATCGTTCCAGCAGCACCTGCTGGAGGGGCGACTGCGGGAAGCAGTCAGGCGCATCAACGCACCCGACTGCCCCTGGCTGGAGGACGCGCACATCAGTCAGGCCGTGAGCCAGCTCACCCGGCTTCCAGCCGGTCTCCACGGGCTCATGGCCGTGAACGAGCACCTGACCAGGGTGCTGCTGGACGGGGCGCAGGTCACGGGACCGGACGGGAAGGGTCACACGGTCCGGTTCATTGAATTCCGGCCGGAGTACCTGCACCGGAACGACTTCCTGGCAGTGAATCAGTTCCGGGTGGACCCGCCCGGCCACTCTGGCGGGGCCGGGTACATCGTGCCGGACGTCGTGCTGTTCGTGAACGGCATTCCCCTGGTGGTCGTGGAATGCAAGTCCCCCGATGTCACGGCCCCCATCGAGAAGAGCGTCAACGACCTGCTGCTCTACCAGAACCTGCGCGGCAGCGTGGAGCCGGAAGGCGTGCAGGGCTTCTTCCACACGGTGCAGCTGCTCGTGGGGACAAGCTTCTACGAGGCGGTGCTCGGCACGGTCGGTGCGCCCCTGGAGAGCTTCCTGACCTGGAAGGACACGTACCCGTTCACACGGGAACAGGTGCAGGCGCAGCTCGGTAAGCCCCAGTTGCATGCCCAGCAGGTGCTCACGGCGGGCGTGCTGAACCCAGCCACGCTGCTGGACCTGCTGGAGAATTTCACGCTCACGGACGCGAAGAGCAAACGCGTCGCCCGTTACCAGCAGTACCGCGCCGTACGCAAGGCCCTCCAGCGGCTCAGGACCGGGAAGACCAAGCTGCTGGGCGCGGAAGTGGACGGGCGAGGCGGGGTCGTGTGGCACACCCAGGGGTCCGGCAAGAGCCTGACGATGATGTTCCTGGTCCGGGCCATCCGGACAATTCCAGAGTTGCGGTCCTACAAGATTGTCGTCGTCACCGACCGCCGGGACCTGGAGAAGCAGCTTGCCAGCACCGCGAGGGTGGCCGGGGAGCCCGTGAAGGTCGCCAGGGGCGTGAAGGAGCTGTATCAGGCGCTGGCCGTGCCGGGCGCGGGGTTCGTGTTCGGGATGGTGCAGAAGCTGCGCGGCCAGCCGGAAGAGACCTTCGACGCGAACCAGGCTGTGGTCAACGCGCAGCCGAACCTGCTGGTGCTGGTGGACGAAGCGCACCGCTCGCACAGCAGCGCCCAGCACGCCAACCTGCGGGCGGCCCTGCCGAACGCCGCCA
Coding sequences:
- a CDS encoding restriction endonuclease; translated protein: MKKIARTPWFPTYQRARQMMTAMDGVAASDFRSMDEAIGKQMGTPQSQVSWSDPDEWIDARLQGKDRDLARQLWDGPKLNPRYSGGEMALARNYGLLETDTAGVYRLTARGQAFIAQQPAIIREIDEAEGITQLLSVLATIGTAQRKDIVVPWMEALAPGGDGRSQGTMESKLYDRLVNVVERGLVERDGHKYVLTSQGRKYATSVEVQQKNSAKLTLDSALATYRAEQRSRLRDLLRTMHPYRFEHLIRTLLMAMGYENVEVTKQSGDGGIDVLADLRFGVTSFREAIQVKRVQQNIQPGTVNELRGSLHNAKALKGTIFTVASFSKKAREAAAPDNTVPITLVDGDELIDLLIKHHIGVTVTRVELVTDINDQLFSSEPMTAQEKQDADA